A part of Periophthalmus magnuspinnatus isolate fPerMag1 chromosome 14, fPerMag1.2.pri, whole genome shotgun sequence genomic DNA contains:
- the synj1 gene encoding synaptojanin-1 isoform X6 yields the protein MAFSKGFRIYHKLDPPPYSVIVETRGREECLMFESGAVAVLSAAEKEAIKNTYTRIQDAYGILGVLRLNLGDSMLHSLVVVSGCSSVGKVQDSEVFRVTQTDFISLNNDPADEERIAEVRKVLNSGHFYFAWSSSGVSMDLSLNAHRRILEDTTDNRFFWNQSLHLHLKHYGVNCDDWLLRLMCGGVEIRTIYAGHKQAKACIFSRLSSERAGTRFNVRGTNDDGQVANFVETEQVIFLDDKVSSFIQIRGSIPLFWEQPGIQVGSHRVKLSRGFEANAPAFERHFTALRRLYGKQVIINLLGSKEGEHMLSKAFQSHLKASEHASAVKMVNFDYHQNVRGGKADKLHSVLKPQLNKFIDECGFFYYSGDTGITRTQSGTMRTNCLDCLDRTNSVQAFFGLEMLPKQLEEMGLTEKPQLVARFQEVFRTMWSQNGDSVSKIYAGTGALDGKAKAGKLKDGARSVTRTIQNNFFDTSKQEAIDILRLGSTLNSDLADKARALLTTSSLYVTEPVLQSASPRVLLGMCQSYQKYTRPKKIRVCVGTWNVNGGKQFRSIAFRNQTLNDWLLDAPMKAGFPDFQDNKVNPIDIFAIGFEEMVELNAGNIVSASTTNQKLWAAELQKNISRDHKYVLLASEQLVGVCLFVFIRPQHAPYIRDVAVDTVKTGMGGATGNKGGVAIRLLFHTTSICFLCSHFAAGQSQVKERNDDYNEISRKLSFPMGRLLDSHDYVFWCGDFNYRINLPNEEVKELIKQQNWDALTAGDQLVEQKNAGLVFKEFIEGKLDFAPTYKYDLFSEDYDTSEKCRTPAWTDRILWKRRKWNFDQTAEEMNVVGAASVSGECEDDPDQPWSPGTLKYYGRAELKTSDHRPVVALIDVDILEVDPEARHQVYKDVIALQGPPDGTILVSLCSSGPDDYFDDALIDELLDKFANFGEVILIRFVEEKMWVTFLEGYSALAALSLSASSVMGKVIDIRLKSPGWIKSLEEEMSVERICGTIPTSASSTLLAEDTDMGDDEFDMEGEVDEEVEEILPQHLQPGAGVGPGSSPLPSPRGSPCPSPTGETAPPSRPNRAAQPTRPSQGPPVDFQPGAPTAGAMEPKRPPPPRPNAPPARPAPPQRPPPPSGAKSPSLQRPDAVAGRGQTAAGAPGPSRPNIPPRAGVISMPPQSRPPPPSHPGAPRPIPEVHPGAPRPIPDTHPGAPRPVPTAQAKQPDLPPGSQQSGPPPPGPVAPARPSAASSMPTPMQPQPSAPQPQLPPPMQPSLPTPLQPQQATPPPAAAPAQTGSSQALASPKPPPRSRSHHALPPDTSKSDSAPASQTNGLNGIQREAQWKPDPFEALTSDFLSSSSSSSKWQNTQSLTRGSSLRCPPPLPSSASTSNTFPSSFSLQSSAFSDQFESSSSSSSLSTPSPFTSVLLPPPPPVPSRSRSQETLRASPGPLPTEPLPARPSSTNPFTGPLVQQQEPRRSVTPDFSVHRPANLHRTMSAFAEPLVPTPAPALQLQKSASLFGSPSNPTPAPLFALESVPLAPSLPLAPPSSLPPPLAPSRQPQPSIAAKPNKQWVTFDDDSAFPTKMAPQAPVVPTSLQTEPSSRFVFGSEPDWLTSTPSVFPNLAPPVPTRTAASVPKLLDGASDGLFFSQEPTER from the exons ATGGCCTTCAGTAAGGGCTTTCGAATTTACCACAAGCTGGATCCACCCCCCTATAGTGTCATTGTGGAGACCAGGGGCAGAGAAGAATGCCTGATGTTTGAGTCGGGGGCTGTTGCTGTTTTGT ctgcAGCAGAAAAAGAGgcaattaaaaacacatataccaGGATCCAGGATGCATATGGAATTTTAGGTGTCCTTCGATTAAATCTAG GTGACTCAATGCTCCACAGTCTGGTAGTGGTGTCTGGGTGCAGCTCAGTGGGTAAAGTCCAGGACTCTGAGGTTTTCCGAGTTACACAAACTGACTTCATTTCTCTGAACAATGACCCAGCCGACGAGGAGCGTATTGCAGAGGTGCGAAAGGTTCTCAACTCTGGACACTTTTACTTCGCCTGGTCTTCTTCTGGAGTCAGTATGGACCTGAGCCTCAATGCACACCGCAGGATCCTGGAAGATACCACAGATAACCGCTTCTTCTG GAACCAGTCCCTGCACTTGCATCTAAAGCACTATGGAGTAAACTGTGATGACTGGCTGTTGAGGTTGatgtgtggaggagtggagatTAGGACCATTTATGCAGGCCACAAACAGGCCAAGGCCTGTATCTTCTCCCGCCTCAGCTCAGAGAGAGCCGGCACTCGCTTCAATGTGAGAGGAACCAATGATGACGGACAAGTCGCCAACTTTGTAGAAACTGAACAG gttaTTTTTCTGGACGACAAAGTGTCATCCTTCATTCAGATCCGTGGGTCCATTCCGCTCTTTTGGGAACAGCCTGGAATTCAG GTCGGTTCTCACCGAGTCAAACTGTCTAGAGGATTTGAGGCAAATGCACCAGCTTTTGAAAG ACATTTCACCGCCCTTCGAAGATTATACGGCAAACAGGTCATCATTAACCTGCTGGGGAGCAAAGAGGGGGAGCACATGCTCAGTAAAGCTTTTCAG AGCCATTTAAAAGCCTCTGAGCACGCTTCAGCAGTGAAGATGGTAAACTTTGATTACCATCAAAATGTTCGAGGAGGAAAAGCAGACAAACTGCATAGTGTCCTCAAACCACAACTTAACAAATTTATTGATGAGTGCGGCTTCTTTTACTACTCAGGGGATACGGGGATTACCAG GACTCAGAGTGGGACCATGAGAACCAACTGTCTGGATTGTTTGGACAGAACCAACAGCGTCCAAGCTTTTTTTGGCCTTGAG ATGTTGCCAAAGCAGCTTGAGGAAATGGGTCTGACTGAAAAGCCGCAGCTGGTGGCCAGGTTCCAGGAAGTATTCCGGACTATGTGGTCTCAAAACGGGGACTCTGTCAGTAAAATCTATGCAGGCACTGGGGCGCTGGACGGAAAGGCCAAG GCTGGGAAGCTTAAAGATGGTGCTCGCTCAGTCACCAGAACCATTCAGAACAACTTCTTTGACACGTCCAAACAAGAGGCCATAGACATCCTCAGACTGGGTTCTACTCTGAACAGTGACTTGGCAGACAAGGCTCGAGCACTACTTACAACCTCCAGTCTTTATG TCACTGAGCCGGTCTTGCAATCAG CGTCCCCTAGAGTTTTGCTGGGGATGTGTCAGAGCTACCAGAAGTACACCAGGCCAAAGAAGATCCGAGTGTGTGTTGGTACCTGGAATGTGAATGGCGGTAAACAGTTTCGTAGCATTGCCTTTCGCAACCAGACTCTGAACGACTGGCTCCTAGATGCTCCCATGAAAGCAGGATTTCCTGACTTCCAGG ACAACAAAGTAAACCCGATAGACATTTTTGCCATCGGTTTTGAGGAAATGGTTGAACTGAATGCTGGAAACATCGTCAGTGCTAG TACTACAAATCAAAAACTTTGGGCGGCTGAGCTACAGAAGAATATCTCCCGGGACCATAAATACGTGCTGCTGGCCTCAGAGCAGCTGGTTGgcgtgtgtttgtttgtattcaTCCGCCCACAGCATGCACCTTACATTAG GGATGTTGCTGTTGATACTGTAAAAACTGGAATGGGTGGGGCAACAGGTAATAAAGGTGGTGTGGCCATCCGCCTGCTGTTTCACACCACCAGCATCTGCTTCCTTTGTTCCCACTTCGCTGCTGGACAATCACAGGTCAAAGAGAGGAACGATGACTACAATGAAATCTCTCGCAAACTCAGCTTCCCCATG GGCCGGTTGTTGGATTCACACGACTATGTCTTCTGGTGTGGAGATTTTAACTATCGCATCAACCTGCCTAATGAAGAGGTCAAAGAGCTCATCAAACAGCAGAACTGGGATGCTCTGACTGCCGGGGACCAGCTGGTTGAACAGAAAAATGCTGGATTG gtTTTCAAAGAGTTCATTGAGGGCAAATTGGATTTTGCGCCGACCTATAAGTATGACCTGTTCTCTGAGGACTATGACACCAGTGAGAAGTGTCGCACACCGGCCTGGACCGACCGCATACTGTGGAAGAGAAGGAAATGGAACTTTGACCAAACTG CTGAAGAGATGAATGTAGTGGGAGCAGCATCTGTCTCTGGCGAATGTGAAGATGATCCGGATCAACCCTGGAGCCCTGGGACTCTCAAATACTATGGCAGAGCAGAGCTCAAGACTTCAGATCATAG GCCTGTGGTTGCTCTGATAGACGTGGATATCCTGGAAGTGGACCCTGAGGCGAGGCACCAGGTTTACAAGGACGTCATTGCCCTTCAAGGACCTCCAGATGGGACCATCCTAgtttccctctgctcctctggcccggACGACTACTTTGATGATGCTCTCATTGACGAGCTGCTGGACAAGTTTGCTAATTTTGGTGAGGTCATCCTGATCAG ATTTGTCGAGGAGAAGATGTGGGTGACTTTCCTGGAAGGTTACTCTGCCCttgctgctctctctcttaGTGCTTCCTCT GTCATGGGTAAAGTGATTGATATTCGTCTGAAGAGTCCGGGTTGGATTAAGAGTCTGGAAGAGGAGATGAGTGTGGAGAGGATCTGTGGTACTATCCCCACATCCGCTAGCTCCACTCTGCTCGCCGAGGACACCGACATGGGCGACGATGAGTTTGATATGGAGG GTGAAGTAgacgaggaggtggaggagattCTGCCCCAGCACTTGCAGCCCGGAGCAGGTGTGGGTCCTGGGTCATCCCCTCTGCCTTCCCCTCGCGGCAgtccctgtccctctcccaCTGGAGAGACGGCCCCCCCCAGCCGACCCAACCGAGCTGCCCAGCCCACCAGACCCTCACAAg GTCCTCCTGTTGACTTCCAGCCTGGTGCACCCACAGCTGGGGCTATGGAGCCCAAACGCCCTCCTCCACCACGTCCTAATGCCCCCCCTGCTCGACCCGCACCTCCTCAGCGCCCACCTCCTCCTTCAG GAGCAAAAAGCCCTTCTCTTCAACGCCCTGACGCTGTTGCCG GAAGAGGccagacagcagcaggagcaccTGGGCCTTCCAGACCT AATATCCCTCCGCGTGCTGGGGTGATCAGTATGCCTCCACAGTCTCggcctccccctccctctcatccaGGAGCTCCCAGACCCATCCCAGAGGTTCATCCTGGGGCACCACGGCCCATTCCAGACACCCACCCTGGTGCACCGAGACCTGTGCCCACTGCCCAGGCCAAACAGCCTGATCTGCCCCCGG GTTCTCAGCAAtctggacctcctcctcctgggcCTGTTGCTCCCGCGAGACCCTCGGCTGCCTCCTCCATGCCCACCCCCATGCAGCCTCAGCCCAGTGCCCCTCAGCCGCAGCTGCCCCCGCCCATGCAGCCCTCACTCCCAACTCCACTGCAGCCTCAACAAGCTACTCCGCCCCCTGCTGCTGCCCCTGCCCAGACAGGATCCTCACAAGCCTTGGCCTCCCCCAAACCTCCCCCAAGGTCCCGCTCTCATCACGCCCTGCCACCGGACACTTCTAAATCTGACTCAGCCCCAGCTTCACAG accAATGGACTGAATGGAATCCAAAGAGAAGCACAATGGAAGCCCGACCCCTTTGAAGCCCTCACATCAGACTtcctgtcctcttcctcctcttcctcaaaaTGGCAGAACACACAGTCCCTCACACGGGGCTCCTCTCTGCGCTGCCCTCCACCACTCCCCTCTTCGGCCTCCACCTCCAACACTTTCCCCTCCTCGTTCTCCCTCCAATCTTCAGCCTTTAGTGACCAGTTtgagtcctcctcctcctcgtcctctctctccacaccaTCTCCCTTCACCTCTGTgttgcttcctcctcctccaccggTCCCGTCGCGGAGTCGCTCGCAGGAGACCCTGCGCGCATCTCCTGGTCCTTTGCCCACCGAGCCGCTACCAGCGCGACCCAGTAGCACCAACCCCTTCACTGGCCCCCTAGTCCAGCAACAGGAACCACGCCGATCGGTCACTCCAGATTTTAGTGTCCATCGCCCTGCTAATCTTCACAGGACAATGTCTGCCTTCGCCGAGCCTCTTGTCCCTACCCCTGCGCCGGCTTTACAGTTACAAAAATCAGCTTCTTTATTTGGATCGCCATCAAATCCAACTCCTGCTCCATTATTTGCTCTCGAATCTGTACCGCTTGCCCCTAGTCTGCCTCTAGCTCCTCCTtcctcgctccctcctcctctcgcaCCCTCTCGCCAGCCACAGCCATCCATCGCTGCAAAACCAAACAAGCAGTGGGTCACATTTGATGATGATTCAGCATTTCCAACAAAAATGGCACCTCAAGCCCCTGTGGTCCCCACAAGCTTGCAGACTGAACCTTCATCTCGTTTTGTTTTTGGCTCAGAACCAGATTGGTTGACCTCAACTCCTTCAGTATTTCCAAATCTTGCGCCTCCTGTCCCAACCAGAACTGCAGCCAGTGTCCCAAAGCTCCTCGATGGAGCCAGTGATGGCCTTTTCTTCTCACAGGAGCCCACAGAGCGATAG
- the synj1 gene encoding synaptojanin-1 isoform X5: protein MAFSKGFRIYHKLDPPPYSVIVETRGREECLMFESGAVAVLSAAEKEAIKNTYTRIQDAYGILGVLRLNLGDSMLHSLVVVSGCSSVGKVQDSEVFRVTQTDFISLNNDPADEERIAEVRKVLNSGHFYFAWSSSGVSMDLSLNAHRRILEDTTDNRFFWNQSLHLHLKHYGVNCDDWLLRLMCGGVEIRTIYAGHKQAKACIFSRLSSERAGTRFNVRGTNDDGQVANFVETEQVIFLDDKVSSFIQIRGSIPLFWEQPGIQLPEIFGQVGSHRVKLSRGFEANAPAFERHFTALRRLYGKQVIINLLGSKEGEHMLSKAFQSHLKASEHASAVKMVNFDYHQNVRGGKADKLHSVLKPQLNKFIDECGFFYYSGDTGITRTQSGTMRTNCLDCLDRTNSVQAFFGLEMLPKQLEEMGLTEKPQLVARFQEVFRTMWSQNGDSVSKIYAGTGALDGKAKAGKLKDGARSVTRTIQNNFFDTSKQEAIDILRLGSTLNSDLADKARALLTTSSLYVTEPVLQSASPRVLLGMCQSYQKYTRPKKIRVCVGTWNVNGGKQFRSIAFRNQTLNDWLLDAPMKAGFPDFQDNKVNPIDIFAIGFEEMVELNAGNIVSASTTNQKLWAAELQKNISRDHKYVLLASEQLVGVCLFVFIRPQHAPYIRDVAVDTVKTGMGGATGNKGGVAIRLLFHTTSICFLCSHFAAGQSQVKERNDDYNEISRKLSFPMGRLLDSHDYVFWCGDFNYRINLPNEEVKELIKQQNWDALTAGDQLVEQKNAGLVFKEFIEGKLDFAPTYKYDLFSEDYDTSEKCRTPAWTDRILWKRRKWNFDQTAEEMNVVGAASVSGECEDDPDQPWSPGTLKYYGRAELKTSDHRPVVALIDVDILEVDPEARHQVYKDVIALQGPPDGTILVSLCSSGPDDYFDDALIDELLDKFANFGEVILIRFVEEKMWVTFLEGYSALAALSLSASSVMGKVIDIRLKSPGWIKSLEEEMSVERICGTIPTSASSTLLAEDTDMGDDEFDMEGEVDEEVEEILPQHLQPGAGVGPGSSPLPSPRGSPCPSPTGETAPPSRPNRAAQPTRPSQGPPVDFQPGAPTAGAMEPKRPPPPRPNAPPARPAPPQRPPPPSGAKSPSLQRPDAVAGRGQTAAGAPGPSRPNIPPRAGVISMPPQSRPPPPSHPGAPRPIPEVHPGAPRPIPDTHPGAPRPVPTAQAKQPDLPPGSQQSGPPPPGPVAPARPSAASSMPTPMQPQPSAPQPQLPPPMQPSLPTPLQPQQATPPPAAAPAQTGSSQALASPKPPPRSRSHHALPPDTSKSDSAPASQTNGLNGIQREAQWKPDPFEALTSDFLSSSSSSSKWQNTQSLTRGSSLRCPPPLPSSASTSNTFPSSFSLQSSAFSDQFESSSSSSSLSTPSPFTSVLLPPPPPVPSRSRSQETLRASPGPLPTEPLPARPSSTNPFTGPLVQQQEPRRSVTPDFSVHRPANLHRTMSAFAEPLVPTPAPALQLQKSASLFGSPSNPTPAPLFALESVPLAPSLPLAPPSSLPPPLAPSRQPQPSIAAKPNKQWVTFDDDSAFPTKMAPQAPVVPTSLQTEPSSRFVFGSEPDWLTSTPSVFPNLAPPVPTRTAASVPKLLDGASDGLFFSQEPTER, encoded by the exons ATGGCCTTCAGTAAGGGCTTTCGAATTTACCACAAGCTGGATCCACCCCCCTATAGTGTCATTGTGGAGACCAGGGGCAGAGAAGAATGCCTGATGTTTGAGTCGGGGGCTGTTGCTGTTTTGT ctgcAGCAGAAAAAGAGgcaattaaaaacacatataccaGGATCCAGGATGCATATGGAATTTTAGGTGTCCTTCGATTAAATCTAG GTGACTCAATGCTCCACAGTCTGGTAGTGGTGTCTGGGTGCAGCTCAGTGGGTAAAGTCCAGGACTCTGAGGTTTTCCGAGTTACACAAACTGACTTCATTTCTCTGAACAATGACCCAGCCGACGAGGAGCGTATTGCAGAGGTGCGAAAGGTTCTCAACTCTGGACACTTTTACTTCGCCTGGTCTTCTTCTGGAGTCAGTATGGACCTGAGCCTCAATGCACACCGCAGGATCCTGGAAGATACCACAGATAACCGCTTCTTCTG GAACCAGTCCCTGCACTTGCATCTAAAGCACTATGGAGTAAACTGTGATGACTGGCTGTTGAGGTTGatgtgtggaggagtggagatTAGGACCATTTATGCAGGCCACAAACAGGCCAAGGCCTGTATCTTCTCCCGCCTCAGCTCAGAGAGAGCCGGCACTCGCTTCAATGTGAGAGGAACCAATGATGACGGACAAGTCGCCAACTTTGTAGAAACTGAACAG gttaTTTTTCTGGACGACAAAGTGTCATCCTTCATTCAGATCCGTGGGTCCATTCCGCTCTTTTGGGAACAGCCTGGAATTCAG CTCCCAGAGATCTTTGGTCAG GTCGGTTCTCACCGAGTCAAACTGTCTAGAGGATTTGAGGCAAATGCACCAGCTTTTGAAAG ACATTTCACCGCCCTTCGAAGATTATACGGCAAACAGGTCATCATTAACCTGCTGGGGAGCAAAGAGGGGGAGCACATGCTCAGTAAAGCTTTTCAG AGCCATTTAAAAGCCTCTGAGCACGCTTCAGCAGTGAAGATGGTAAACTTTGATTACCATCAAAATGTTCGAGGAGGAAAAGCAGACAAACTGCATAGTGTCCTCAAACCACAACTTAACAAATTTATTGATGAGTGCGGCTTCTTTTACTACTCAGGGGATACGGGGATTACCAG GACTCAGAGTGGGACCATGAGAACCAACTGTCTGGATTGTTTGGACAGAACCAACAGCGTCCAAGCTTTTTTTGGCCTTGAG ATGTTGCCAAAGCAGCTTGAGGAAATGGGTCTGACTGAAAAGCCGCAGCTGGTGGCCAGGTTCCAGGAAGTATTCCGGACTATGTGGTCTCAAAACGGGGACTCTGTCAGTAAAATCTATGCAGGCACTGGGGCGCTGGACGGAAAGGCCAAG GCTGGGAAGCTTAAAGATGGTGCTCGCTCAGTCACCAGAACCATTCAGAACAACTTCTTTGACACGTCCAAACAAGAGGCCATAGACATCCTCAGACTGGGTTCTACTCTGAACAGTGACTTGGCAGACAAGGCTCGAGCACTACTTACAACCTCCAGTCTTTATG TCACTGAGCCGGTCTTGCAATCAG CGTCCCCTAGAGTTTTGCTGGGGATGTGTCAGAGCTACCAGAAGTACACCAGGCCAAAGAAGATCCGAGTGTGTGTTGGTACCTGGAATGTGAATGGCGGTAAACAGTTTCGTAGCATTGCCTTTCGCAACCAGACTCTGAACGACTGGCTCCTAGATGCTCCCATGAAAGCAGGATTTCCTGACTTCCAGG ACAACAAAGTAAACCCGATAGACATTTTTGCCATCGGTTTTGAGGAAATGGTTGAACTGAATGCTGGAAACATCGTCAGTGCTAG TACTACAAATCAAAAACTTTGGGCGGCTGAGCTACAGAAGAATATCTCCCGGGACCATAAATACGTGCTGCTGGCCTCAGAGCAGCTGGTTGgcgtgtgtttgtttgtattcaTCCGCCCACAGCATGCACCTTACATTAG GGATGTTGCTGTTGATACTGTAAAAACTGGAATGGGTGGGGCAACAGGTAATAAAGGTGGTGTGGCCATCCGCCTGCTGTTTCACACCACCAGCATCTGCTTCCTTTGTTCCCACTTCGCTGCTGGACAATCACAGGTCAAAGAGAGGAACGATGACTACAATGAAATCTCTCGCAAACTCAGCTTCCCCATG GGCCGGTTGTTGGATTCACACGACTATGTCTTCTGGTGTGGAGATTTTAACTATCGCATCAACCTGCCTAATGAAGAGGTCAAAGAGCTCATCAAACAGCAGAACTGGGATGCTCTGACTGCCGGGGACCAGCTGGTTGAACAGAAAAATGCTGGATTG gtTTTCAAAGAGTTCATTGAGGGCAAATTGGATTTTGCGCCGACCTATAAGTATGACCTGTTCTCTGAGGACTATGACACCAGTGAGAAGTGTCGCACACCGGCCTGGACCGACCGCATACTGTGGAAGAGAAGGAAATGGAACTTTGACCAAACTG CTGAAGAGATGAATGTAGTGGGAGCAGCATCTGTCTCTGGCGAATGTGAAGATGATCCGGATCAACCCTGGAGCCCTGGGACTCTCAAATACTATGGCAGAGCAGAGCTCAAGACTTCAGATCATAG GCCTGTGGTTGCTCTGATAGACGTGGATATCCTGGAAGTGGACCCTGAGGCGAGGCACCAGGTTTACAAGGACGTCATTGCCCTTCAAGGACCTCCAGATGGGACCATCCTAgtttccctctgctcctctggcccggACGACTACTTTGATGATGCTCTCATTGACGAGCTGCTGGACAAGTTTGCTAATTTTGGTGAGGTCATCCTGATCAG ATTTGTCGAGGAGAAGATGTGGGTGACTTTCCTGGAAGGTTACTCTGCCCttgctgctctctctcttaGTGCTTCCTCT GTCATGGGTAAAGTGATTGATATTCGTCTGAAGAGTCCGGGTTGGATTAAGAGTCTGGAAGAGGAGATGAGTGTGGAGAGGATCTGTGGTACTATCCCCACATCCGCTAGCTCCACTCTGCTCGCCGAGGACACCGACATGGGCGACGATGAGTTTGATATGGAGG GTGAAGTAgacgaggaggtggaggagattCTGCCCCAGCACTTGCAGCCCGGAGCAGGTGTGGGTCCTGGGTCATCCCCTCTGCCTTCCCCTCGCGGCAgtccctgtccctctcccaCTGGAGAGACGGCCCCCCCCAGCCGACCCAACCGAGCTGCCCAGCCCACCAGACCCTCACAAg GTCCTCCTGTTGACTTCCAGCCTGGTGCACCCACAGCTGGGGCTATGGAGCCCAAACGCCCTCCTCCACCACGTCCTAATGCCCCCCCTGCTCGACCCGCACCTCCTCAGCGCCCACCTCCTCCTTCAG GAGCAAAAAGCCCTTCTCTTCAACGCCCTGACGCTGTTGCCG GAAGAGGccagacagcagcaggagcaccTGGGCCTTCCAGACCT AATATCCCTCCGCGTGCTGGGGTGATCAGTATGCCTCCACAGTCTCggcctccccctccctctcatccaGGAGCTCCCAGACCCATCCCAGAGGTTCATCCTGGGGCACCACGGCCCATTCCAGACACCCACCCTGGTGCACCGAGACCTGTGCCCACTGCCCAGGCCAAACAGCCTGATCTGCCCCCGG GTTCTCAGCAAtctggacctcctcctcctgggcCTGTTGCTCCCGCGAGACCCTCGGCTGCCTCCTCCATGCCCACCCCCATGCAGCCTCAGCCCAGTGCCCCTCAGCCGCAGCTGCCCCCGCCCATGCAGCCCTCACTCCCAACTCCACTGCAGCCTCAACAAGCTACTCCGCCCCCTGCTGCTGCCCCTGCCCAGACAGGATCCTCACAAGCCTTGGCCTCCCCCAAACCTCCCCCAAGGTCCCGCTCTCATCACGCCCTGCCACCGGACACTTCTAAATCTGACTCAGCCCCAGCTTCACAG accAATGGACTGAATGGAATCCAAAGAGAAGCACAATGGAAGCCCGACCCCTTTGAAGCCCTCACATCAGACTtcctgtcctcttcctcctcttcctcaaaaTGGCAGAACACACAGTCCCTCACACGGGGCTCCTCTCTGCGCTGCCCTCCACCACTCCCCTCTTCGGCCTCCACCTCCAACACTTTCCCCTCCTCGTTCTCCCTCCAATCTTCAGCCTTTAGTGACCAGTTtgagtcctcctcctcctcgtcctctctctccacaccaTCTCCCTTCACCTCTGTgttgcttcctcctcctccaccggTCCCGTCGCGGAGTCGCTCGCAGGAGACCCTGCGCGCATCTCCTGGTCCTTTGCCCACCGAGCCGCTACCAGCGCGACCCAGTAGCACCAACCCCTTCACTGGCCCCCTAGTCCAGCAACAGGAACCACGCCGATCGGTCACTCCAGATTTTAGTGTCCATCGCCCTGCTAATCTTCACAGGACAATGTCTGCCTTCGCCGAGCCTCTTGTCCCTACCCCTGCGCCGGCTTTACAGTTACAAAAATCAGCTTCTTTATTTGGATCGCCATCAAATCCAACTCCTGCTCCATTATTTGCTCTCGAATCTGTACCGCTTGCCCCTAGTCTGCCTCTAGCTCCTCCTtcctcgctccctcctcctctcgcaCCCTCTCGCCAGCCACAGCCATCCATCGCTGCAAAACCAAACAAGCAGTGGGTCACATTTGATGATGATTCAGCATTTCCAACAAAAATGGCACCTCAAGCCCCTGTGGTCCCCACAAGCTTGCAGACTGAACCTTCATCTCGTTTTGTTTTTGGCTCAGAACCAGATTGGTTGACCTCAACTCCTTCAGTATTTCCAAATCTTGCGCCTCCTGTCCCAACCAGAACTGCAGCCAGTGTCCCAAAGCTCCTCGATGGAGCCAGTGATGGCCTTTTCTTCTCACAGGAGCCCACAGAGCGATAG